Proteins found in one Pseudochaenichthys georgianus chromosome 13, fPseGeo1.2, whole genome shotgun sequence genomic segment:
- the LOC117457074 gene encoding zona pellucida-like domain-containing protein 1 codes for MSHYLCLPLLVVLLQPSVCLNNCSSDYQRIPDNSDMTVECGAGMITLEINLCTAQWAGFNTTDLALNGKHNTTECQGTIDNSVDPAVIRYKLPVNDSQQNPCRQSLQIVDEAPDPSGPFSSFSSIQSVIITGFIDTPRTDLGLISYSTDLYYHFSCRYPLEYLINNTQIVASSVSVATSDNNGTFIDTLKMSVFNDSGSIYPLVVPSTGLELRTRIHVEVKAVNLTGTFHILLDHCFGTPTAYTMSNSEQHNFFTGCSLDQRTSVTSNGLSKVARFNFEAFRFVQHRDQAKSSIYLHCILRLCEPSKCQELLSACNVRRKRSVTPYGKESSESATISVGPLYTGREERPNAAAYSSDVASERDDVNVTGLVVGVVFGSAASALLILGGWFALKKFYWAGGLPRAFN; via the exons ATGAGTCACTATCTTTGTCTCCCTCTGCTGGTTGTGCTCCTGCAGCCATCTGTGTGTCTCAACAACTGCTCGTCTGACTACCAGAGGATCCCTG ACAATTCAGACATGACAGTTGAATGTGGGGCCGGAATGATCACGCTAGAGATCAACCTGTGCACAGCTCAGTGGGCAGGCTTCAACACCACAGACCTGGCTCTGAACGGGAAGCACAACACCACCGAGTGCCAGGGCACCATCGACAACAGTGTGGACCCTGCAGTTATCCGTTACAAGCTTCCTGTTAACGACAGTCAGCAGAATCCCTGCCGCCAGTCTCTGCAG ATTGTGGATGAGGCCCCGGACCCCTCAGGTCCCTTCAGCAGCTTTTCAAGTATCCAGTCAGTTATCATTACCGGGTTCATTGACACACCCCGAACTGACCTGGGGCTGATCAGCTACTCCACAGACCTCTACTATCACTTCTCCTGCCGATACCCGCTGGAATACCTGATCAACAACACACAGATTGTGGC CTCCTCAGTGTCTGTTGCGACCAGCGATAACAATGGAACCTTCATTGATACACTTAAAATGAGTGTTTTTAAT GACTCAGGCAGTATCTACCCTTTAGTAGTACCTTCGACAGGACTTGAGCTCCGAACCAGGATCCATGTGGAGGTCAAGGCTGTTAACCTCACAGGAAC TTTCCATATACTGCTGGATCACTGCTTTGGCACTCCCACTGCTTACACCATGTCGAACAGTGAGCAGCACAACTTCTTCACCGG CTGTTCATTGGACCAAAGGACATCTGTGACAAGCAATGGCCTTTCCAAGGTCGCCCGCTTTAACTTCGAGGCCTTCCGCTTTGTTCAGCACCGCGACCAGGCAAAGTCCAGCATCTATCTGCACTGCATACTAAGACTCTGTGAACCAAGCAAATGCCAAGAGCTGCTGTCT GCCTGTAATGTCAGAAGAAAAAGGTCTGTGACTCCTTATGGGAAAGAAAGCAGTGAATCTGCAACTATTTCAGTTGGACCTCTTTACACTGGCAGAGAAG AGAGGCCAAATGCAGCTGCATACA GTTCTGACGTGGCATCAGAGAGGGATGACGTGAACGTGACTGGCCTGGTGGTAGGAGTTGTGTTCGGCTCTGCAGCTAGTGCCTTGCTGATTCTGGGCGGCTGGTTCGCCCTGAAGAAGTTTTATTGGGCAGGAGGATTACCTCGTGCTTTTAACTGA